One Oncorhynchus keta strain PuntledgeMale-10-30-2019 chromosome 11, Oket_V2, whole genome shotgun sequence DNA window includes the following coding sequences:
- the LOC118373493 gene encoding septin-8-A-like isoform X2: MAATDVDIFSNEEKRNLSLGGHVGFDSLPDQLVSKSVTQGFCFNILCVGETGIGKSTLMNTLFNTMFENEEASHYQNGVCMRPRTYDLQESNVHLKLTIVDTVGFGDQINKEESYKPIVDYIDTQFEKYLQEELKIKRSLFNYHDGRVHICLYFIAPTGHSLKSLDLVTMKKLDSKVNIIPIIAKADTISKSELHKFKIKIMSELVSNGVQIYQFPTDDHAVTEINSSMNAHLPFAVVGSVEEVKVGNKTVRARQYPWGVVQVENESHCDFVKLREMLIRVNMEDLREQTHARHYELYRRCKLEEMGFTDTDPDCQPFSLQETYEAKRKEFMGDLQKKEEEMRQMFVNKVKETEAELKEKERELHNKFEQLKHMHQEEKRKVEEKRRDLEEEMNAFNRRKVAAETLSLAQPLKKDKDKKN, from the exons AATGAAGAAAAGCGTAATCTCAGTTTGGGTGGCCATGTTGGTTTTGACAGCCTTCCCGATCAGTTGGTCAGTAAATCGGTGACACAGGGTTTCTGCTTCAATATCCTATGTGTAG GGGAAACGGGTATTGGAAAGTCGACGTTAATGAATACGCTTTTTAACACAATGTTTGAGAATGAGGAGGCCAGCCACTACCAGAATGGCGTGTGTATGCGGCCCAGAACATATGACCTCCAGGAGAGCAACGTCCACCTCAAGCTGACTATTGTGGACACTGTGGGGTTCGGGGACCAGATCAACAAAGAGGAGAG tTATAAACCGATAGTGGACTATATCGACACACAGTTTGAAAAGTACCTCCAGGAAGAGCTGAAAATCAAGCGCTCCCTCTTCAACTACCACGACGGGAGGGTCCACATCTGTCTGTACTTCATTGCTCCCACGGGGCATTCGCTGAAGTCTTTGGATTTAGTTACCATGAAGAAACTGGACAGCAAG GTGAATATAATCCCCATCATCGCTAAAGCCGATACAATCTCCAAGAGCGAGCTCCATAAATTCAAGATTAAAATCATGAGTGAGCTGGTGAGCAACGGAGTGCAGATCTATCAGTTCCCCACAGATGACCACGCAGTCACAGAGATCAACTCCTCCATGAAT GCTCACCTCCCCTTCGCTGTGGTGGGGAGCGTCGAGGAGGTTAAAGTGGGAAACAAAACGGTGAGGGCCAGGCAGTACCCCTGGGGAGTAGTACAAG TGGAGAACGAGAGCCACTGTGACTTTGTGAAGCTGCGTGAGATGCTGATCAGGGTGAACATGGAGGATCTGAGAGAGCAGACTCACGCCAGACACTACGAGCTCTACCGCCGCTGCAAACTGGAGGAGATGGGATTCACAGATACAGACCCTGACTGTCAGCCGTTCAG TCTCCAGGAGACCTATGAGGCCAAGAGGAAAGAGTTCATGGGAGACCTgcagaagaaagaggaggagatgcgACAGATGTTTGTCAACAAAGTGAAGGAGACTGAGGCAGAgctgaaagagaaggagagagag TTACACAACAAGTTTGAGCAGCTGAAGCACATGcaccaggaggagaagaggaaggtggaggagaagaggcgaGACCTGGAGGAGGAAATGAACGCCTTCAACCGCAGGAAAGTGGCAGCTGAAACATTGTCCTTAGCCCAGCCACTCAAGAAGGACAAGGACAAAAAAAA TTAA
- the LOC118373493 gene encoding septin-8-A-like isoform X1 has product MAATDVDIFSNEEKRNLSLGGHVGFDSLPDQLVSKSVTQGFCFNILCVGETGIGKSTLMNTLFNTMFENEEASHYQNGVCMRPRTYDLQESNVHLKLTIVDTVGFGDQINKEESYKPIVDYIDTQFEKYLQEELKIKRSLFNYHDGRVHICLYFIAPTGHSLKSLDLVTMKKLDSKVNIIPIIAKADTISKSELHKFKIKIMSELVSNGVQIYQFPTDDHAVTEINSSMNAHLPFAVVGSVEEVKVGNKTVRARQYPWGVVQVENESHCDFVKLREMLIRVNMEDLREQTHARHYELYRRCKLEEMGFTDTDPDCQPFSLQETYEAKRKEFMGDLQKKEEEMRQMFVNKVKETEAELKEKERELHNKFEQLKHMHQEEKRKVEEKRRDLEEEMNAFNRRKVAAETLSLAQPLKKDKDKKKSVKTENQSGVSLSNSKVMMAKTSVEPLKCDSWWQAIQCCTCLVHNATWKQGLF; this is encoded by the exons AATGAAGAAAAGCGTAATCTCAGTTTGGGTGGCCATGTTGGTTTTGACAGCCTTCCCGATCAGTTGGTCAGTAAATCGGTGACACAGGGTTTCTGCTTCAATATCCTATGTGTAG GGGAAACGGGTATTGGAAAGTCGACGTTAATGAATACGCTTTTTAACACAATGTTTGAGAATGAGGAGGCCAGCCACTACCAGAATGGCGTGTGTATGCGGCCCAGAACATATGACCTCCAGGAGAGCAACGTCCACCTCAAGCTGACTATTGTGGACACTGTGGGGTTCGGGGACCAGATCAACAAAGAGGAGAG tTATAAACCGATAGTGGACTATATCGACACACAGTTTGAAAAGTACCTCCAGGAAGAGCTGAAAATCAAGCGCTCCCTCTTCAACTACCACGACGGGAGGGTCCACATCTGTCTGTACTTCATTGCTCCCACGGGGCATTCGCTGAAGTCTTTGGATTTAGTTACCATGAAGAAACTGGACAGCAAG GTGAATATAATCCCCATCATCGCTAAAGCCGATACAATCTCCAAGAGCGAGCTCCATAAATTCAAGATTAAAATCATGAGTGAGCTGGTGAGCAACGGAGTGCAGATCTATCAGTTCCCCACAGATGACCACGCAGTCACAGAGATCAACTCCTCCATGAAT GCTCACCTCCCCTTCGCTGTGGTGGGGAGCGTCGAGGAGGTTAAAGTGGGAAACAAAACGGTGAGGGCCAGGCAGTACCCCTGGGGAGTAGTACAAG TGGAGAACGAGAGCCACTGTGACTTTGTGAAGCTGCGTGAGATGCTGATCAGGGTGAACATGGAGGATCTGAGAGAGCAGACTCACGCCAGACACTACGAGCTCTACCGCCGCTGCAAACTGGAGGAGATGGGATTCACAGATACAGACCCTGACTGTCAGCCGTTCAG TCTCCAGGAGACCTATGAGGCCAAGAGGAAAGAGTTCATGGGAGACCTgcagaagaaagaggaggagatgcgACAGATGTTTGTCAACAAAGTGAAGGAGACTGAGGCAGAgctgaaagagaaggagagagag TTACACAACAAGTTTGAGCAGCTGAAGCACATGcaccaggaggagaagaggaaggtggaggagaagaggcgaGACCTGGAGGAGGAAATGAACGCCTTCAACCGCAGGAAAGTGGCAGCTGAAACATTGTCCTTAGCCCAGCCACTCAAGAAGGACAAGGACAAAAAAAA ATCGGTGAAGACGGAGAACCAGTCTGGGGTGAGTCTCTCCAACTCCAAGGTAATGATGGCCAAGACCAGTGTGGAGCCTTTGAAATGCGACAGCTGGTGGCAGGCCATACAGTGCTGCACCTGCCTGGTCCACAATGCTACCTGGAAGCAAGGCCTCTTCTGA